The region AGCATGGAGCAGTCCACCGCCACGAACTCCCGGTCCTTGCGGGGGGAGAGCTCGTAGATGGTCCGGGCCACCACCTCCTTGCCCGTGCCGCTCTCTCCCGTGAGGAGCACGTTGCCGTCGCTGCGCGCCACCTTGTCGATGAGGGCATTGACCTCGCGCATGGCCGCGCTCCGGCTGATGACGAAGGCGTCGCCCTTGGCGGCCTTGAGCTGGCGGCGCAGTTGCTCGTTCTCGAACCGGAGCCGGCGCCGCTCCTCCGCCCGGGCCGTGATGATCCGCACCTCCTGGGGGGAGAAGGGCTTGGGCATGTAGTCGTAGGCGCCCAGGCGAAAGGCCTTGAGCACGTTTTCCACGGAGGGGTAGCCGGTGATCATGACGATGATGACCTCCGGATCGGCCTCCTTGAGGCGCACCAGGGTCTCCATCCCGTCGATCCCGGGCATCTTGAGGTCGAGGAAGACCACGTCGCACCCGCCCTGGACGAACGCCTCCACGGCCTCGCTCCCGTTGTCCACCGCCACCGAGTCGTGGCCCATGCGCTTGAGGGTCTTGGCGAGTCCGTCCCGGATGGACCGCTCGTCGTCCACGATCAGAGCCCTCACGGTCCTTCCTCCTCCCCGGTGGGGAGCGTCACGGTGAAGGTGGTGCCTCCCCCGGGGGGGCAGCTCACCCGGATGTCGCCCCGGTGCATCCGGATGATGTTGTAGCACAGGGACAGGCCGAGCCCCGTCCCTTTTCCGGGCTCCTTGGTGGTGAAGAAGGGGTCGAAGATCCGGGCGCGGATCTCGGGGGGGATGCCGGGCCCCGTGTCGGAGAACCCCACGCTCGCCAACCCGCCTTCCTTGTCGCAGGACGAGGTGAGGGTCAGCACGCCCTCGCCCTCCATGGCGTCCACCGCGTTGGTCACGATGTTGGTGAACACCTGCTTGATCTGGCTCGGATTGCCCGTCACCAGGGGCAGCCCCTGGCTCAGCCGCATCTCCACGCGGATGTTGTGGAAGAGCGCCTTGTTGCCCAGGAGCGCCAGGCACTGCTCCACCGCGGCGTTGAGGTCCACGGGCTCCTGGTAGCGCTTCTTCTGGTGGGCGAAGTCGAGCAGTGAGTTGACGATCTCCCGGCAGCGCCGGGCCTCCTGGACGATGCGGTCCATGTCTTCCCGCCGGGGGTCCGAAAAATCCATGTCCTCCAGGAGCAGCCCCCCGAAGAGCAGGATGCCCCCGAGGGGATTGTTGATCTCGTGCGCAACGCCGGCAGCGAGCTTGCCCAGGGACGCCATCTTGTCGGCGTGGATGAGCTGCATCTGCACCTCTTCGAGCTTGCGCTCCATCTCGACGATCTCGCGGGTGTCCTGGATGAAGGAGACCGTTCCCACCTCCCGGTTGCGGTCGTCGAAGAGCAGGTGCACCGTCATCCACACGGGGATGCGGCTGCGGTTCTTCCCGATGAGGATGGCCTGGTAGCGGTCGAGCACCCCGGGCCCCCCGTGGTCGGGGCCCCGAACCCGGGCCAGCACGTCCCGGGCGGCGTCGCCCTCGTAGAGGTCCTGGATGAACTTGCGGCCCACCATCTCGGCAGGGGGGTAGCCCAGCAGGTTCTGGGCGCCCCGGTTGTACACGGCGATCTTCCCCCGCATGTCGGTGACCAGGATGGCCTGGAGCGAACCCTCGACCACGTGGGAGAGGAAGCGCAGGCGCTCCCCCTGCTCCCGGTCCCGCTCGACCCGTGCCGTCACGTCGCGCAGCGACACCGAGACCATGGGCCGGCGGGGCGTGGGGCGCAACAGGGAGAAGGAAGCGTCCAGATGCCGTGGGGGGCGAAGCGGGAGCTCGAGGGTCAGGGAGGCAGCGGCCCGAAGGGCGGGGCCTTCCAGGAGGGGCCGTACCGCATCGCGTGCCTGGCGCCCTGCAGCTTCCCCCAGACAGTCGAAGAAATCCCGACCCAGGGCTGGGTCTGCCCCGCACCCCGTGAGTCCGGAGAACGCCGCGTTGGCGAAGACGATGCGCCCGCTGGCGGGGCGAAACGCCGCCAGTGCCACGTCGCTCCCCTCTGCCATGGCGGCGAGGAGCTTGGAGACCTGGGTCTCCCGGGGGCGCGAGGCCATCGGGTCCCTCCGGGCTCGCCTGCACGGGCCGATACGTCGTTATGAGAAGCAGTGCGCCGCGACACGCGCGGCAACGCCCAGCAAGAATCGGCCCGCGGGCACGAAGGGCCCGTAGCGGCGGGGAAAGTGTAGGCCGATCATATCATCTGTGGACCAAATCGCAACAGCGTTCTATTCGGTTTCTCCCGGCGAGGGCATGGGGCCCCCTTCCACCAGGTGGCGGGTGGTGGCCACCAGGCGCTGCGCCAGCCCCCGGGCGATGGTGAGGGCGAGCGTGGGGGTGTGGCCGAAGAGGGAGGGGATGTGCTCGGGAGGAACCACCAGGAACTTCGAATCTTCCCGGGTCACCACGGTGGCGGTGCGGGGGATGCCGAGCAGGGACGAGATCTCCCCCAGGTATGCCCCGGGCTCGTCGATCACGGCCACCTCCTTGCCCCCCGCTTCCACCCGTACCGATCCCTCCAGGAGCACAAAGAGCTCCCGGCTCTCCTCGCCCTGGGAGAAGAGGGCAGTCCCGGCCGGAAACGACTCGTTCTTCAAGGCCGCAGCCGCCGCCTCGATCTCCCGCTCCAGGTCTACGCTGCCTTCGAATTCGATCCCGCCCGCCGTCATCTCCCTCCCTCCTCAAGCGCTCCGGGCCGTCCCCATGTTCTCCCTCCCCTCGGCACGCGCCCAGCCCCTTGCCCAGCCCATGGAGTGTTCGGAGAATACCTGCTCCAGGGGAAGGTGCAACGGGGGAGTCGGCCCGCGATCCGCCACCTTGATGGCGAGCGGGGTCCGGGAGCCCCTACGCTTCGCCCCGCAATCCGCGCTCCTTCGAGGAGGGGCCCCTTACGAAACCGGTGCCCAGGATCCTTGCAGTCGGAGGTTCGCCGTGACAAGAGAGACCAGCCCCCTGGAAGTTCCCGACATCAAGTCTTCGGAAGCCGCCTTGCTCCGAGCTGCCCATCGGGCACTCGAGCTCGGCAGGCGCACCCACACTCCGGTATGGGTTCTGAAGGATGGAAGGCCGGTGGACTTGGCGAGCGAGGAAGAATCCTCGGAGCAGCGACACGACCGCCGATGACCTCCTCCTAGGGAGGTTCACGGGCCTCGCCCCGAGGGCGGCCCCGCGGGCCGCCCTTTGCACGTCAACTGCCGTGGTCCTTGCAGCCTACACCGTCAGTCCCAGCGCCCTCCGCTTTCCGTTCAGGTGCGCCACGATGGCGTCGGCGCACTTCTCCGGGTCGGGCTCCACGACGAACTTCGCGCCCACCACGTCCTCCAGCCCCTCGGTGGCGAGCCTGACGATGTTGGGGGAGCCGAGGATGGGGGGGACGACCCCCAGGAAGGTGGTGATGCCCGAGGCGACGACGTAGAAGGCGATGGCCACGGCCTTCTCCGAGTACCACTCGGGGGCGGCCCCGGCGAGCGGCAGCGCGGCGGTATCGACGTTGAGAGCCTTGGCGAGCGCCCCGGCCAGGTGGAGGATGCGGGTGTTGTCTACGCAGGAGCCGGTGTGGAGTACGGGGGGGATGCCCAGGGCCTTGCACACCTGGCGCAACCCCGGCCCGGCAAGTTCGGCCGCCCCGGGGGTCTTGAAGCCCGCCTTGGCGTTGGCCACGGCGGCGCAGCCGGTGTCGAGCACGAGCACATCGTTCTCGATGAGGCGGCGGGTCAGGGTCACGTGCCCGTGGTCGTGCTTCACCTTGGGGTTGTTGCACCCCACCACCCCCACGGCGCCCCGCACCTTCCCCGCCACGATGGCGTCGATCAAGGGCTGGGGGGTGCCCCCCAGGGCGCCCAGCACGGCCTCCACGCTGAACCCCGACATCTGGGTCACGGTCTGCCCGGGGATCTCCAGGGCGCCGGGCTTGCGGCGGGGAAAGTTCTCCACGGCTTCCCGCACCACCTCCCGGGCCAGGGCCTGGGCGTTCTCGGGCGAAAACTCCCGGTGGGCCGCGCCGGCGAACTTGGCCTTGGGGCTCGTGGTCACGAACTTGGTGTGGTAGCAGCCGGCAATCTGGGGGGTGGAGGGCATGATGCACTGGTAGTCGACGATCATCATCTCCACGGCGCCGGTGACCAGCACGAGCTCGGTCATCAGGTGGTTGCCCGCCATGGGGATGCCCCGGCGCATGAGCAGCTCGTTGCCGGTGCAGCACAGCCCCGCCAGGTTGATTCCCTTTGCGCCGACCTTTTCGGCCAGGGCCACGAGCTCGGGGTCCTCAGCGGCCCGGGCCACCATCTCGGAGACCACGGGGTTGTGGCCGTGGAGGAGGATGTTCACCTGGTCGGCCTTGAGCACCCCCAGGTTCACGGTGGAGGTGGTGGGCACAGGCACCCCGAAGAGCACGTCGGAGAGCTCGGTGCCGATCATCGAGCCCCCCAGCCCGTCGGAGAGCGCCGTGCGAAAACCGTGGAGGAGGATGTTCACGTAGTCGTTGTCGACCCCCATGTGGGTCCGGTGCATCATCTCGGTGACCTCCCGGTCGATGCCCCGGGGCAGCACGCCGAGCCGCTTCCACGCCTCCACCCGGGCAGGGGGCATGCGGCCGACGAACCCGAGTCGGCCCTTGCGCATGCCGTACTCCTCGAGCATCTCGCCGGCCAGGTCCCGGGCCACCGCCAGGGCGTCGCGGCCCGCCTCGGCCACCCCGAGCTCCCGGGCGAGCGCCCGGAGCTTGCCCTCGTCGGCGATGCCGTAGCCGGGGGCCTTGCCTTCCCCCACGGCGAGGAGGGTCTCGGCCAGGTCCCGGCCGTGGTCCGAGTGGCTGGCGGAGCCGGCGGCGATCATCCGCCCCAGGTTTCGGGCCACCATGATGTCGGCGTCGGCTCCGCACACCCCCTGCTGCGGACCCTCCCCGAAGGGGTC is a window of Thermodesulfobacteriota bacterium DNA encoding:
- a CDS encoding ATP-binding protein, which gives rise to MASRPRETQVSKLLAAMAEGSDVALAAFRPASGRIVFANAAFSGLTGCGADPALGRDFFDCLGEAAGRQARDAVRPLLEGPALRAAASLTLELPLRPPRHLDASFSLLRPTPRRPMVSVSLRDVTARVERDREQGERLRFLSHVVEGSLQAILVTDMRGKIAVYNRGAQNLLGYPPAEMVGRKFIQDLYEGDAARDVLARVRGPDHGGPGVLDRYQAILIGKNRSRIPVWMTVHLLFDDRNREVGTVSFIQDTREIVEMERKLEEVQMQLIHADKMASLGKLAAGVAHEINNPLGGILLFGGLLLEDMDFSDPRREDMDRIVQEARRCREIVNSLLDFAHQKKRYQEPVDLNAAVEQCLALLGNKALFHNIRVEMRLSQGLPLVTGNPSQIKQVFTNIVTNAVDAMEGEGVLTLTSSCDKEGGLASVGFSDTGPGIPPEIRARIFDPFFTTKEPGKGTGLGLSLCYNIIRMHRGDIRVSCPPGGGTTFTVTLPTGEEEGP
- a CDS encoding cyclic nucleotide-binding domain-containing protein → MTAGGIEFEGSVDLEREIEAAAAALKNESFPAGTALFSQGEESRELFVLLEGSVRVEAGGKEVAVIDEPGAYLGEISSLLGIPRTATVVTREDSKFLVVPPEHIPSLFGHTPTLALTIARGLAQRLVATTRHLVEGGPMPSPGETE
- the cooS gene encoding anaerobic carbon-monoxide dehydrogenase catalytic subunit — encoded protein: MAPLTDKLAACSVTQDALPMLEKARADGIATVWDRHAAQEPRCGYCDLGLSCRICAMGPCRIDPFGEGPQQGVCGADADIMVARNLGRMIAAGSASHSDHGRDLAETLLAVGEGKAPGYGIADEGKLRALARELGVAEAGRDALAVARDLAGEMLEEYGMRKGRLGFVGRMPPARVEAWKRLGVLPRGIDREVTEMMHRTHMGVDNDYVNILLHGFRTALSDGLGGSMIGTELSDVLFGVPVPTTSTVNLGVLKADQVNILLHGHNPVVSEMVARAAEDPELVALAEKVGAKGINLAGLCCTGNELLMRRGIPMAGNHLMTELVLVTGAVEMMIVDYQCIMPSTPQIAGCYHTKFVTTSPKAKFAGAAHREFSPENAQALAREVVREAVENFPRRKPGALEIPGQTVTQMSGFSVEAVLGALGGTPQPLIDAIVAGKVRGAVGVVGCNNPKVKHDHGHVTLTRRLIENDVLVLDTGCAAVANAKAGFKTPGAAELAGPGLRQVCKALGIPPVLHTGSCVDNTRILHLAGALAKALNVDTAALPLAGAAPEWYSEKAVAIAFYVVASGITTFLGVVPPILGSPNIVRLATEGLEDVVGAKFVVEPDPEKCADAIVAHLNGKRRALGLTV